In the Salvia splendens isolate huo1 chromosome 16, SspV2, whole genome shotgun sequence genome, gcagctctggccttctcaaatttagcctcagcctgttcggcccgatgacaagcagccgccaacttcctctgcatctcggcatagtcattggacgctttggagagttcgacggcgacgagcttggagagcatatcgttcctctgaaaatggacaaggaaaaaagtcaacagagggcaccaaaaatacaggacagaagccaagccaaagaatcaagaagacaattcacctcggcgaagtccgtgggccataaaaatggctcacagatatgctccgaaggaggcgccaagaccacatctttctctggcgctctcgggggcttctgggtcctccccttcctacttgccgaagtcgactccggcttctttggacccgaagaggtcttttgcctcttcggattcttctcggcatcaggcgccgagctggtagccttctctttctccggctcctcaagctcggaggactttcggatagccttattcagcatgaacactgccaaaaagcaagaaaacaaggttagttttcttcgttaaagcagtagagcatgaagataaagagaaatcctcaccctcggcctcttcgtccgaagacgagatattgaacacgaggtcgcccttaacgagctcagtttccgaatactgtttcctaatcataggaatcttattgagctcgccctcgagctcggccaacggttctaaccgaggatggggaatcacggacttcggccttctccaaggaaagcccggagccgaagtcctattataaaaaaagaaacggttttgccatttcggccacttggttcggcagaaggccctaaaaggctgtaaggggatcaagtagaaccaagatcccttccttttaaactggaaaaaattaaggattgccctcagagacagatccttatctagcctacgcagttcggcagcaaaagccgataagtgcctccaagagttcggagtcacctgacctaaagggagttgaaaaaaatcaagaagctctacaaaaggtgggggaagaggaaaacgaagcccgcattctaagcaggcttcgtaaacggtggcataaccctccggcgggtcgttagccctatgatcatcgtcgggaaccaccgccttccccccaggtaaaaaatatttctcgtgaagggatatcacagtatccttactcaagatactgtgaaaatactctacggtcttctccccggattctttccggctagaagaccccttatcccctttcctaccgctacccgacaccgaagaagaagaagaagacatttttcttactttttgaaagtgaagaaagtctgaagaagctcttgaaagcggaagaaaatttctcgagaaagagagagtatagaagacgcaacagcaaaggtgttcaaatgaggaagaaagagcatatttatcagattcggcgaagatttcaaaatcgtcgcaccgtttcgaatcccaccttttcaggattcaacggccggattttactgtcgcatttaatgcagtcacatgcaaggcacgtcccctgacgtcagcctcccccgtacctttatccagaatgccgaagtgactcgcttcgccgaagtgattcacttcgtctttcggggggggtagtgatggggtacgaactaaacaagcccaaggaagagtatgagttcggcattaccaaagagttcggaggagttcggcattaccaaagagttcggcctcagcctacagctcggtaaaagccaaccaatcaagctctgctctcaggtcggcatcaagctctactctcagatcggcaaccaaagcagttcggtctcagtattcgaccgaacaaggagttagtggacccatgcaggatttccacaacttccaacacacccactaccacgtggcgtcaactcaggccacgatcttaggccatgacctacacgacctccacgacctagagtgatgatgtaagccacgatcttagttcaatgtataaatagaacttagatctgatagaaggggttagaatctctctagagaaataatcatatagcaagtctgtgttgtaagctgtaattcgcagatcaagcaatacaaacctgcccccatttctccccgtggacgtagatttacctcagtaaatcgaaccacgtaaaattctctgtgtcgtaatttatttttacgagcatttatcatcatcaaaaattcgcggaatcatcaggggtatttgatgtgaatcaaatttacattgttattcccataactttacatgatttatatagtttgatgcttgcaaaagtgtgttttatggtgtaggaagaggagtaaatggtgaaacaaagaaggaagctcggagggtgaaaagctgtgcagaaagctctcaaaagtgtccacccggccgggttaatttcatgcccaaaaataccacccggccgggtgattttcgcGAGGCTGGTGAGTCCAGAATGctctcaaaattggccacccggccgggttaattttaTGCCCATTAatgtacccggccgggtagataAATTGCAACTGCAATTTGGCAGTTTCGTGAGCTGTTGACGGCAGTTTCCAGAGGATGCAGAAAAGAAAAGGCTGGAAAAGAGGAGAAAGAGGGGACGGATGGGGACATTAGGGAGTGGTCAACAAAAAGTGAAGGGATTAAAAAATTGGGAGGAAGTGACGTGAGGATTGggaattaaaaacaaaaaaagaaattgaggaAAGAGGGGCGGCGAATTGGGAGTTTCTGCCATCATTCCAACGCTCCATTTCGGAATCccaattccactcaacgagagcaaGCTTCCTACGGTTTTTATTGCATATTTCACAATGTTTTTAGGCTAAGCTctctatgttgctccaagttgtaatctaggcttgtatggATGTTTTCACACCATCGAATCATGTGTTTTGATACCAACAATGTTTGCTATGATTAAACTCTACGTTTTCTTGCTAAAGATGTAGTATTGTTAATTCCttaactattgtctctttaacatagtttaggattgattgattgttggtGTGCTATCGAAtcagaactgttcaggggataaattgatagtggattaggtaagtaattatagtagacgacgtttgttcccgcgcatccgcaggaactaaatgtcgttgaaagttggttcatggaacaagtgttcagctgactgtgaactatacgtcgtagacatgttcagtgcacgcgattaggttgataattatAATCCCGTCGTATGTTTCGTTGTAAATGGTGTAAAACAACGCAAGCTTAGAGAGCAAATTGGAGTGACTTCTTTTTCTCGTGTTAAAAATCTCATTTTAGTAGCTTAAATTAGTTAaccatctcaaaatcaaaacaaaatctttatatgctttgtgtagtcatattaagtgtaagcaatcttgcctccctgtggatcgacacttgaaatactactacgatactgtattcttgcagtagtgtagtattattagagttaaaataattgaacttgataatctttatacattgattaagaactctaaaatatcaCATCATTACTCCATTGACCTTTTTACAAtttcattattatataatttgcGAATTATTCGATTTGAAACCTTCTAGATTTGACATATGACTAGAATACTTTGTCAGGATCATAACATGTAGATTAGTTTATATTAAGAAAGagatattggtctctaaaattATAACTATGattaaaatttggtatttcccatgaactttaaaattggtctataatatcacaaactttgcattttatttggtatttcgcaaactcactcaaataagatatattcatcaaaatcttattttacatAGACAACTGTAAtacgttttatgatattttaaatcacttttaagttcataacattTATGATACAAAGTCACGTTGAAAACTAAGTTGATTTAATTGTgtaagtatgataaaaaaacctcataagttagtcaaatatagtAATAGACATTCTGtgagaaataccaaacaaagtgtAAAGTTTGTAATAaaattttaggcaaagtttATGGTTTTAGGGACCAATTTCCCATCAAGATAATATAGGACTAGGAAAAAACTCGAATAAAAACTTGCAGTTACACAATAACACCATAGTTTGCTCGTAATGCTCTGTCTTCAGCGAGCAAATTACACATCCACACACCCAAATGACACACCAAACATCAAGCACACTAATTTCCTCCCAAGAAATACGGTCACAGAATAGACCATGGGAAAATTACGAGACGAGAAAAATAACAAACTGTGCTTTTGTAGAAGCACTCGTTTGATTAACTATCTTCACCTGACTTTGGATCTTCTCCAGACTTCGATGGAGCTGAAGGCGACGGAGCACCATCTTGACCCATCTCGGTTCTTAGGTCGTTGATGCTCTGCTCTAACTCATCAATGCGGTTTCCCATCTCATCAAGTAGAATGCGGTTAAGGAATTCAAAGACAACATATCACTACTTATGAATGGTAAAACCAAACTAGCTATCCTATTTGGCTATTCCTATGTGGAGGGACTATGCAAATTCTTGCATTTATCAAATGGAATAAGAGCATACCTAGATATGTTGAGTGATGTATATTCCAGAAATAAAGATGCATACACAATATCATTGTCGAAAGAAATCTATTTGATGGTGTTAAACATAGAATGAGACAAGGGAATATATTAGAaggatatttttagtaatgatgGACTCCGACATTACTTGGAACCTAGATTGCTGCCGAGAGAAAAATAGATTAGTAAAAAGATGCCAAGTGCAAAATATACACAGAATCAATTGCGAAATACTATCAGTTACCATTTGCTGGAGAAGGTTTTGGACCTGCACGATAACACCAAGGATTAGTGCGAAACGATGAGCATTAGTGGTAATCCAACCAACCCTCCACCCAAAAACAAAGGCTTGCAAAAGTATGATTTCAAATAGACCTAAACTTGCAAATGTACAGATTGTAATCAGAAAAATATCAGCTATACTTCTATCATTtgagatgaaaagagaatatACAGCACAATAGACAGTcgtaaacaaaaattaatagaatttgACTTACGAATGCAGTCATATCACCCGTACTTTGTTTAGAACTGTCTGCATCATGACCGTCCTGCAATCAATGGCACATG is a window encoding:
- the LOC121769897 gene encoding heat shock factor-binding protein-like, with the translated sequence MGFLAVLYFKFEIQQTKFIIRHNLKNISVQFLSTAHTNSPKKHGSNDSSNFKVMLDYFFVIKDGHDADSSKQSTGDMTAFVQNLLQQMQSRFQVMSESIITKIDEMGNRIDELEQSINDLRTEMGQDGAPSPSAPSKSGEDPKSGEDS